One part of the Luteibacter yeojuensis genome encodes these proteins:
- the gluQRS gene encoding tRNA glutamyl-Q(34) synthetase GluQRS has translation MTALPRYRGRFAPSPTGALHFGSLVAAVGSWLVARHAEGQWLVRIEDIDPPREVPGSAATILATLDAFGLSPDQPPVYQSQRQEAYAAAFEGLRESGQVFPCWCSRSDLASQGGIHRDGHCVAAADPSRPHAWRVRAPDLSLHWEDDLQGAQSENLREMAGDFVIRRVEGLWSYQLACVVDDADQGITHVVRGADLLDSTARQIHLQRLLALPTPGYLHLPLVLDAEGRKLSKSTAALPVDAADPLPALRAALDRLGVLSPSTAGTPETLLRDALHGFAPASLRRSSLGATATL, from the coding sequence ATGACAGCCCTTCCTCGCTACCGCGGACGATTTGCGCCCTCCCCCACCGGCGCCCTGCACTTCGGCTCCCTCGTGGCGGCGGTGGGCAGCTGGCTGGTAGCCCGGCACGCCGAGGGCCAATGGCTCGTGCGCATCGAAGACATCGATCCGCCTCGGGAGGTTCCCGGGTCGGCCGCGACGATCCTGGCCACGCTGGACGCCTTCGGCCTTTCTCCGGACCAGCCTCCTGTCTATCAGTCGCAACGGCAGGAAGCGTACGCCGCCGCCTTCGAGGGGCTGCGCGAAAGCGGCCAGGTGTTTCCTTGCTGGTGCAGCCGCTCGGACCTGGCGTCCCAGGGTGGCATCCATCGCGACGGGCATTGCGTGGCCGCCGCGGACCCTTCCCGCCCGCACGCCTGGCGCGTGCGTGCGCCGGACCTGAGCCTCCACTGGGAGGACGACCTGCAAGGCGCCCAGTCGGAGAACCTGCGCGAAATGGCGGGCGACTTCGTCATCCGTCGCGTGGAGGGCCTCTGGTCCTACCAGCTGGCCTGTGTGGTCGACGATGCCGACCAGGGCATCACCCATGTGGTCCGGGGAGCCGACCTGCTCGATTCCACCGCCCGTCAGATCCACCTCCAGCGGCTCCTGGCGCTGCCCACGCCCGGTTACCTGCACCTCCCGCTGGTGCTCGACGCGGAAGGCAGGAAGCTCTCCAAGTCCACCGCCGCCCTCCCGGTGGATGCCGCCGATCCCCTGCCCGCGCTGCGCGCGGCGCTGGACCGGCTGGGTGTCTTGTCCCCGTCTACCGCGGGCACACCGGAAACCCTGCTGCGCGACGCGCTGCACGGATTCGCACCTGCGTCGCTTCGCCGCAGTAGTCTTGGCGCCACGGCGACGCTATAA
- a CDS encoding lysozyme inhibitor LprI family protein, with product MLVRRRNGARANARMRWVAVLAMGLGLAAGAAAQEAGSHDYDTQDARLNAVYKKLAGSLDDAGRKALREEERRWIAGRDQACGVKAGAVVKNICTTTQTSFRADELEKRMGGAGSTAATQGAEAVAGDWGYRSDCNLGHYVQLHVPATGSAEEGMWSDGTRTEGSSGRFKSEWRDGKLYLRFCADEAERGGYPVCPAYGDADAYVVPEGKRLAWYRTDEKFTSKYVSLERVAKGGKAPLDKQCKNDM from the coding sequence ATGCTCGTCAGGCGAAGGAATGGTGCGCGGGCGAACGCCCGCATGCGATGGGTGGCCGTTTTGGCCATGGGGCTGGGGTTAGCGGCGGGGGCCGCGGCGCAGGAGGCGGGGTCGCACGATTACGACACGCAGGATGCGCGGCTCAACGCCGTCTACAAGAAATTGGCGGGCTCGCTCGACGATGCGGGCCGCAAGGCATTGCGCGAGGAAGAGCGGCGATGGATCGCCGGCCGCGACCAGGCGTGCGGTGTCAAGGCCGGCGCGGTCGTCAAGAATATCTGCACCACGACGCAGACCAGTTTCCGCGCCGACGAACTGGAAAAGCGCATGGGTGGCGCGGGCAGTACAGCGGCAACCCAAGGCGCCGAGGCGGTGGCAGGCGACTGGGGCTATCGCAGCGACTGCAATCTGGGCCACTACGTCCAGTTGCACGTTCCGGCGACGGGCTCTGCCGAGGAGGGTATGTGGTCGGATGGCACGCGCACGGAAGGCAGCTCGGGCCGCTTCAAGAGCGAATGGCGCGACGGAAAGCTCTACCTGCGGTTCTGCGCCGACGAGGCCGAGCGCGGCGGCTATCCGGTGTGCCCAGCCTACGGCGATGCGGACGCCTACGTCGTACCCGAAGGCAAGCGCCTGGCCTGGTATCGGACCGATGAGAAATTCACCTCGAAATACGTCTCACTGGAGCGCGTGGCGAAAGGCGGCAAGGCGCCGCTCGACAAGCAGTGCAAGAACGACATGTAA
- the htpX gene encoding protease HtpX — MFKRIALFVATNLAVILLLTSVCHVLGIDQWAAQRGMGIGGLIVFASVFGMGGAFISLAISKWTAKISTGAKVITEPRNESERWLLDTVRRHAEKAGIGMPEVAVYDAPEMNAFATGMTRNNALVAVSTGLLQQMDREQVSAVLGHEIGHVANGDMVTLTLIQGVLNTLVIVLARLVGRVVDSWLSGGRERDGEGGIGYFVVVMVLQIVFGLFASMIVMWFSRWREFRADAAGASLAGRASMISALQRLSGNHGDTSLPQSIQAFGISGHLASGLKRLFMSHPPIEERIAALQAAR; from the coding sequence ATGTTCAAACGCATTGCCTTGTTCGTCGCGACCAACCTCGCCGTCATCCTCCTCCTGACCTCTGTCTGCCACGTCCTGGGTATCGACCAGTGGGCGGCCCAGCGTGGCATGGGGATCGGCGGGCTCATCGTCTTCGCCTCGGTCTTCGGTATGGGCGGCGCCTTCATTTCGCTGGCCATTTCCAAGTGGACGGCGAAGATATCCACCGGCGCGAAGGTGATCACCGAGCCGCGTAACGAGTCCGAGCGCTGGCTGCTCGACACCGTGCGCCGGCATGCCGAGAAGGCAGGCATCGGCATGCCCGAGGTCGCCGTCTACGACGCCCCCGAAATGAACGCCTTCGCTACCGGCATGACGCGCAACAACGCCCTGGTCGCGGTAAGCACGGGCTTGCTCCAGCAGATGGACCGCGAGCAGGTATCGGCCGTGCTTGGCCACGAGATCGGCCACGTTGCCAACGGCGACATGGTGACGCTCACCCTGATCCAGGGCGTGCTGAACACACTGGTCATCGTGCTGGCCCGCCTCGTCGGCCGCGTGGTCGACAGCTGGCTCAGCGGTGGCCGCGAGCGCGACGGCGAGGGCGGTATCGGTTACTTCGTCGTGGTGATGGTCCTGCAGATCGTCTTCGGCCTGTTCGCCTCCATGATCGTCATGTGGTTCTCCCGCTGGCGCGAATTCCGGGCCGACGCCGCCGGCGCCAGCCTTGCCGGCCGCGCCTCGATGATCTCGGCCCTGCAGCGCCTGTCGGGCAACCACGGCGATACGAGCCTGCCGCAATCCATCCAGGCCTTCGGTATCTCCGGCCACCTGGCCTCGGGCCTCAAGCGCCTGTTCATGAGCCACCCGCCGATCGAAGAGCGCATCGCCGCCCTCCAGGCCGCCCGCTAG
- a CDS encoding peptidoglycan-binding domain-containing protein: MPGLTDNEARALSYFAIGVSSEGSDVAYRLSFAGNIGNDAQGHPRMQPVGNSGFSIGTLQTDLGQHPEVATELTDAYQAWAHNAHPEWALSPAQRTQTIADLGRTGHQIEAQNGRPLDATVKSHLDAFMASEAGVNFVHQHDTAQVNKLMTNAIAPLQQTDLYRHASEADQARLITMTAKLYNQSETYGNRLIGELQRGELHSVDAVRHSIDRYPDYVTEGRDHALAGAALFNDMRTTGPDHPLRPAWDNVVNHPLVNPTQLGNDPAHPNLPHEYAAIRDAFTDPVHSRAMVQALGQGGSYAKTSNHRGFYSEGHDLVTWDRSGHGEALMNGQWTSVNSRDVSTRVNADRTLDVNVRRNGEDERLLHVTHPGHLRAPTSGHATGDHVQHPGTLREHDHAPAVGDLQRQLAQLGYKGADGRTLHPDNDFGANTTAALKNFQREHGLGDDGIAGAKTMGALNQALQTRAAGLDDSAHPGNPLYRQTLEGVHALDARQGRTPDQMSTNLAASLAVAAHAQGLSRVDHVALSDDAQRLYAVQGDLNSPFKRIAEIDVGQSVGKTMAQSSAEWQQPPAQTQQPTQPQPQQQQQQQPEVHR; the protein is encoded by the coding sequence ATGCCAGGATTGACTGATAACGAAGCGCGCGCTCTGTCCTATTTCGCCATAGGCGTGAGTTCCGAAGGTAGCGACGTCGCTTACCGACTGAGTTTCGCGGGAAACATCGGCAACGATGCCCAGGGCCATCCCAGGATGCAGCCCGTCGGCAACAGCGGGTTCTCCATCGGCACCCTGCAGACCGACCTCGGGCAACATCCCGAGGTCGCGACCGAACTGACCGATGCCTACCAGGCATGGGCGCACAACGCGCATCCGGAGTGGGCCTTGAGTCCGGCCCAGCGCACGCAGACCATCGCCGACCTTGGTCGTACCGGCCACCAGATCGAGGCCCAGAACGGCCGTCCGCTCGACGCCACGGTGAAGTCGCACCTCGATGCCTTCATGGCCAGCGAAGCGGGCGTCAATTTCGTCCACCAGCACGATACCGCGCAGGTAAACAAGCTGATGACGAATGCCATCGCGCCGCTTCAGCAGACCGACCTTTACCGGCACGCCTCCGAGGCGGATCAGGCCCGCCTCATCACGATGACGGCCAAGCTCTACAACCAGAGCGAGACCTATGGGAACCGTCTCATCGGCGAGCTTCAACGAGGCGAACTCCACAGCGTGGACGCCGTGCGGCACTCCATCGACCGCTATCCGGATTACGTGACCGAGGGACGCGATCACGCGTTGGCAGGTGCGGCCTTGTTCAACGATATGCGAACCACCGGCCCCGATCATCCGCTGCGGCCGGCGTGGGACAACGTGGTCAACCATCCGCTCGTCAATCCGACGCAGCTGGGCAACGATCCGGCGCATCCCAACCTCCCGCACGAATATGCGGCCATACGCGATGCGTTCACCGATCCGGTGCATTCCCGCGCGATGGTACAGGCGCTGGGCCAGGGCGGTTCCTATGCGAAGACCTCCAACCATCGCGGCTTTTACTCGGAAGGGCACGACCTCGTGACCTGGGACCGTTCGGGCCACGGCGAGGCGCTGATGAACGGCCAATGGACATCGGTGAACAGCCGCGACGTGTCCACCCGCGTCAATGCCGATCGCACGCTGGACGTGAACGTGCGCCGTAACGGTGAGGACGAGCGTCTGTTGCACGTGACTCACCCAGGCCACCTGCGTGCCCCGACGTCGGGGCATGCCACCGGCGATCATGTGCAGCATCCGGGCACGCTGCGAGAACACGATCACGCCCCCGCGGTCGGCGACCTTCAACGCCAGCTCGCGCAATTGGGCTATAAGGGCGCCGACGGCCGCACATTGCATCCCGACAACGATTTTGGCGCGAACACGACCGCCGCGTTGAAGAATTTCCAGCGCGAGCACGGCCTGGGCGACGATGGTATCGCAGGGGCGAAGACGATGGGGGCGTTGAACCAGGCCTTGCAGACGCGAGCCGCGGGGCTCGACGACTCCGCGCATCCCGGCAATCCGCTCTATCGGCAGACGCTGGAGGGGGTGCATGCCCTCGATGCCCGGCAGGGACGCACGCCGGACCAGATGAGCACCAACCTCGCCGCCTCGCTTGCGGTAGCCGCGCATGCTCAGGGCCTTTCGCGAGTCGACCATGTGGCGCTCAGCGACGACGCCCAGCGCCTTTACGCCGTGCAAGGAGACCTCAACTCCCCATTCAAGCGGATCGCCGAGATCGACGTGGGCCAGTCCGTCGGCAAGACGATGGCGCAGAGCAGCGCGGAATGGCAGCAGCCGCCCGCACAGACGCAACAGCCGACACAGCCTCAGCCGCAACAGCAGCAACAGCAGCAACCCGAGGTGCATCGGTAA
- a CDS encoding AEC family transporter: MSALLILFLCLALGILCRRYAPLPEGIVPGINWWVLNIALPALVLALVPHVRIDTRLWFPVVGMYVTFFGAWALFASLGKVFDWSPRRVGCLALVCGLGNTSFMGYPLVEALHGKEGLSIAVIADQLGCFPMLAAGGIVVASLYSGRGAGASAIVRRLLTFPAFIAMLAGVAIGFAGGMPPALEKPLLQIGQTLTPLALFSVGLQFRLHLRREQVGALAAGLGWKLLLAPLAVFGMGIAAGVGGLTLTVGVLQAAMAPMISAAILADQYDLEPRLANTVLGAGILLSLVTIPLGNMLLPAA, translated from the coding sequence ATGTCCGCGCTCCTCATCCTGTTCCTCTGCCTCGCCCTCGGCATCCTCTGTCGCCGCTACGCGCCGCTGCCCGAAGGCATCGTGCCGGGCATCAACTGGTGGGTGTTGAACATCGCGTTGCCGGCCCTCGTGCTGGCGCTGGTGCCGCATGTGCGGATCGATACGCGGCTCTGGTTCCCCGTGGTCGGCATGTACGTCACCTTTTTCGGTGCGTGGGCGCTGTTCGCGTCTCTCGGCAAGGTCTTTGACTGGTCGCCGCGGCGGGTGGGATGCCTCGCCCTCGTCTGCGGACTGGGGAACACGTCGTTCATGGGCTATCCGCTGGTCGAGGCCCTGCATGGCAAGGAAGGCCTGTCCATCGCGGTGATCGCCGACCAGTTGGGCTGTTTCCCGATGCTCGCCGCCGGTGGCATCGTCGTGGCGTCGTTGTATTCGGGACGGGGAGCCGGCGCTTCCGCGATCGTTCGCCGCCTGCTTACCTTCCCGGCGTTCATCGCGATGCTGGCGGGCGTAGCCATCGGCTTCGCCGGCGGCATGCCGCCGGCGCTGGAGAAGCCCTTGCTGCAGATCGGCCAGACCCTGACGCCACTGGCGCTGTTCTCGGTCGGCCTGCAATTCCGTCTGCACCTGCGCCGCGAACAGGTCGGCGCGCTGGCGGCGGGTCTCGGGTGGAAGCTGCTGCTGGCACCGCTCGCGGTGTTCGGCATGGGCATCGCCGCCGGCGTGGGTGGCCTGACCCTCACGGTAGGCGTGTTGCAGGCCGCCATGGCGCCCATGATTTCGGCGGCCATCCTCGCCGACCAGTACGACCTGGAACCCAGGCTGGCCAATACGGTCCTCGGCGCCGGCATCCTCCTTTCCCTCGTGACGATCCCCTTGGGTAACATGCTCCTGCCCGCGGCATGA
- the htpG gene encoding molecular chaperone HtpG, giving the protein MSQETRKFEAEVAQVLHLVTHSLYSHKEIFLRELISNASDACDKLRFEALADPSLTDGDADLRIQVTWDPEARTISVRDNGIGMSRDEVVANIGTIASSGTRRYLEALSGEHKADARLIGQFGVGFYSAFVVADKVTVITRRAGQPEVAGVRWESDGKGEYTLEDANVTERGTTVVLHLKADEDEFLRSWTLRGAITKYSDHVAFPIRMPADKDGKPDPTEWTTVNSASALWSRAKSEISDEEYQNFYKALGHDFNDALAWTHNRVEGSQSFTTLLYVPEQPPFDLMMGGRDERKGLKLYIKRVFIMDAAEELLPNYLRFVRGVVDADDLPLNVSREILQHNRQLEQIKARCVKGVLDLLERIARDEPEKFATFLAGFGNTLKEGIVEDATNRERIAKLLRFASTKGEGAAKTVSFDDYIGRMAVGQDTIWYVTADSYAAAAGSPQLEALKAKDIEVLLMSDRVDEWMLGYLTEYAGKRLRNVAKGDFPLDEADKAKQEAAATAAAPLLERAKALLGDRVKEVRVSARLTDSPSCLALADFDMAPHLARLLREAGQDVPDAKPVLELNPEHALVKRLAAETDDAKAGDLASLLFEQAEITAGAQLADPAGFVQRMNRVLLG; this is encoded by the coding sequence GTGAGCCAGGAAACCCGTAAGTTCGAAGCCGAGGTCGCCCAGGTCCTGCACCTGGTGACCCATTCCCTCTACTCGCACAAGGAAATCTTCCTGCGCGAGCTGATTTCCAACGCGTCGGATGCTTGCGACAAGCTGCGTTTCGAAGCGCTGGCCGACCCCTCCCTGACCGATGGCGATGCCGACCTGCGCATCCAGGTCACGTGGGATCCGGAGGCGCGCACCATCAGCGTGCGCGACAACGGCATCGGCATGAGCCGCGACGAAGTGGTCGCCAACATCGGCACCATCGCCAGTTCCGGCACGCGCCGCTACCTCGAGGCGCTGTCAGGCGAGCACAAGGCGGACGCCCGCCTCATCGGCCAGTTCGGCGTGGGTTTTTATTCGGCTTTCGTCGTCGCCGACAAGGTCACCGTGATCACCCGCCGCGCGGGCCAGCCGGAAGTGGCCGGCGTGCGCTGGGAAAGCGACGGCAAGGGCGAGTACACCCTTGAGGACGCCAATGTCACCGAGCGCGGCACCACGGTCGTGCTGCACCTCAAGGCCGACGAAGACGAGTTCCTGAGGTCCTGGACGCTGCGCGGCGCGATCACCAAGTACTCCGACCACGTGGCCTTCCCGATCCGCATGCCGGCCGACAAGGACGGCAAGCCCGACCCGACGGAATGGACGACGGTGAATTCCGCGTCCGCGCTCTGGTCGCGCGCGAAGAGCGAGATCAGCGACGAGGAATACCAGAACTTCTACAAGGCGCTCGGCCACGACTTCAACGACGCACTGGCCTGGACGCACAACCGCGTCGAGGGCAGCCAGAGCTTCACCACGCTGCTTTACGTCCCGGAACAGCCGCCCTTCGACCTGATGATGGGCGGCCGCGACGAGCGGAAGGGGCTGAAGCTCTACATCAAGCGCGTCTTCATCATGGACGCGGCCGAGGAACTGCTGCCGAACTACCTGCGCTTCGTGCGGGGCGTGGTCGATGCCGACGATCTGCCGTTGAACGTGAGCCGCGAGATCCTCCAGCACAACCGCCAGCTCGAGCAGATCAAGGCGCGCTGCGTAAAGGGCGTGCTCGACCTGCTCGAGCGCATCGCGCGCGACGAACCGGAGAAGTTCGCCACGTTCCTTGCCGGCTTCGGCAATACGCTGAAGGAAGGCATCGTGGAGGACGCGACGAACCGCGAGCGCATCGCGAAGCTGCTGCGCTTCGCCTCCACGAAGGGCGAGGGTGCGGCAAAGACGGTCTCGTTCGACGATTATATCGGCCGTATGGCCGTGGGCCAGGACACCATCTGGTATGTCACCGCGGACAGCTATGCCGCCGCGGCGGGTAGCCCGCAGCTGGAAGCGCTGAAGGCCAAGGACATCGAAGTCCTGCTGATGTCCGACCGCGTGGACGAATGGATGCTCGGTTACCTCACCGAGTACGCAGGCAAGCGGCTGCGCAACGTCGCAAAGGGCGACTTCCCGCTGGACGAGGCGGACAAGGCGAAGCAGGAAGCCGCCGCCACGGCCGCCGCGCCGCTGCTCGAGCGAGCGAAGGCGTTGTTGGGCGATCGCGTGAAGGAAGTGCGTGTGTCGGCGCGGTTGACCGATTCGCCGTCGTGCCTCGCCCTGGCCGATTTCGACATGGCGCCGCATCTTGCCCGCCTGCTGCGCGAAGCGGGTCAGGACGTACCGGATGCGAAGCCGGTGCTGGAACTCAATCCTGAACACGCGCTGGTGAAGCGCCTGGCCGCGGAAACGGACGACGCGAAGGCCGGCGATCTTGCGAGCCTGCTGTTCGAGCAGGCGGAAATCACCGCCGGTGCGCAGCTGGCCGATCCGGCGGGCTTCGTGCAGCGGATGAACCGCGTGTTGCTGGGCTGA
- the phbB gene encoding acetoacetyl-CoA reductase, whose amino-acid sequence MTQRTALVTGGTGGIGTAIVRYLARQGHRVATNFRDEARAAAWREDMIRDGIDVVMVPGDVSDPVSAESMVRAVEELAGPVEILVNNAGITRDTTFHKMDYQQWTEVVNTNLNACFNVTRPVIEGMRSRQWGRIVQISSINGQKGQYGQANYAAAKAGVHGFTISLAQENARFGITVNTVSPGYVGTDLVMAVPEDIRAKIIAQIPVGRLGRPEEIAHAVAFLTAEESSWITGSNLAINGGHYMGW is encoded by the coding sequence ATGACGCAGCGAACGGCACTGGTGACCGGCGGCACGGGCGGCATCGGTACGGCGATCGTGCGCTACCTTGCCCGCCAGGGTCACCGGGTCGCCACCAACTTCCGCGACGAGGCCCGCGCCGCCGCATGGCGCGAGGACATGATCCGCGACGGTATCGACGTGGTCATGGTGCCCGGTGACGTCTCCGACCCCGTCTCGGCGGAGTCGATGGTCCGTGCGGTGGAGGAGCTGGCCGGGCCTGTGGAAATCCTGGTCAACAACGCCGGCATCACGCGCGACACCACGTTCCACAAGATGGACTACCAGCAATGGACCGAGGTGGTGAACACCAACCTCAACGCCTGCTTCAACGTCACCCGCCCGGTGATCGAGGGCATGCGTTCGCGACAATGGGGCCGTATCGTCCAGATCAGCTCGATCAACGGACAGAAGGGCCAGTACGGCCAGGCCAACTACGCGGCCGCCAAGGCCGGCGTACACGGGTTCACCATTTCCCTCGCGCAGGAGAACGCGCGTTTCGGTATCACCGTGAACACGGTATCGCCGGGCTATGTCGGCACCGATCTCGTCATGGCCGTGCCCGAGGACATCCGCGCCAAGATCATCGCGCAGATTCCCGTGGGTCGGCTTGGACGGCCCGAGGAAATCGCGCACGCCGTGGCGTTCCTCACCGCCGAGGAATCCAGCTGGATCACTGGCTCCAACCTGGCCATCAACGGCGGTCACTACATGGGTTGGTAA
- a CDS encoding RNA-binding S4 domain-containing protein: MTDTTTHPGVRADVWLWAARFFKTRSLAKQAIDGGKVELNEAACKPAKSVHVGDTLRITRGEERIACVVAALSEKRGPAPEARKLYTETDESIAERERRLEDRRLTGGALLRPDSRPDKHARRLIQDLKKTL; the protein is encoded by the coding sequence ATGACCGATACCACGACGCATCCCGGCGTACGCGCCGACGTGTGGCTTTGGGCCGCACGCTTCTTCAAGACCCGCAGTCTCGCCAAGCAGGCGATCGACGGCGGCAAGGTCGAACTCAACGAGGCGGCCTGCAAGCCGGCAAAGTCGGTGCACGTGGGCGATACGCTCCGGATCACTCGTGGCGAAGAGCGGATCGCGTGTGTGGTGGCGGCGCTTTCCGAAAAGCGCGGACCGGCGCCTGAAGCGCGCAAGCTTTACACGGAAACGGACGAAAGCATCGCCGAACGCGAACGGCGCCTCGAGGACCGCCGCCTCACCGGCGGCGCGCTGTTGCGTCCCGACTCCCGCCCCGACAAGCACGCCCGCCGGCTGATCCAGGACCTGAAGAAGACCCTTTGA
- the mutS gene encoding DNA mismatch repair protein MutS — MALAEDISAAAGHTPFMRQYLAAKAEHPDILLFFRMGDFYELFYDDARKAARLLDITLTQRGQSAGAPIPMAGVPYHAVENYLARLVKLGESVALCEQIGDPATSKGPVKREVVRIVTPGTVTDAALMEERRDNLLLSIAAGPKGYGLAWVDLSTGRFLLTEVTTAEGLAAELARLQPAETLVGEDVAWPKLVSSLPGLRKRQPWHFDGDTATRELCRFFKTRDLLGFGVEGMPLAIAAAGCLLGYVEETQKSALPHLTGLAVENAGETIAMDAATRRNLEIDTHQSGNVDNTLLGVLDETVTPMGARLLRRWLNRPLRDRQVLRGRHQAIGSLIDSRRHTSLRERLRGVGDLERILARVALRSARPRDLSTLRDGLAAAPNLRQDIEGLDSPLIHALVERIGDHADTAAWLATAVVSQPPVLLRDGGVLAEGYDEELDELRRLSTNADQFLVDMEEREKAASGIPTLKVGYNRVHGYYIEITKAQADKAPQHYTRRQTTKNAERYITEELKQFEDKVLSAKERSLMRERALYELLLDKLIERLPELKVAAAAMAELDVLSNLAERAEALDWTAPQLTDAPGIHIERGRHPVVEKVREEPFEPNDLGLDKSRRMLVITGPNMGGKSTYMRQNALIVLLAHIGSYVPASAATIGPIDRIFTRIGAGDDLSRGQSTFMVEMSETANILHNATDCSLVLMDEVGRGTSTYDGLSLARAAAVHLAATSCAFTLFATHYFELTELAGEFPTIANVHLDAVEYGDQLVFMHTVKDGPANRSFGLQVAALAGLPKTVIADARRYLAALEQGHEVTAAVAAPAVAAPQMGLFAPPLPSPVEEALRALDPDDLAPREALEQLYKLRKMLR; from the coding sequence ATGGCTTTGGCAGAAGACATCTCGGCCGCCGCCGGGCACACCCCTTTCATGCGCCAGTACCTGGCGGCGAAGGCGGAGCACCCGGACATCCTCTTGTTCTTCCGGATGGGCGATTTCTACGAGCTGTTCTACGACGACGCGCGCAAGGCGGCGCGGCTGCTCGACATCACGCTGACCCAGCGCGGCCAGTCGGCGGGTGCCCCGATTCCCATGGCCGGCGTGCCCTATCACGCCGTGGAGAACTACCTGGCCCGCCTGGTGAAGCTGGGCGAATCCGTGGCGCTGTGCGAACAGATCGGCGACCCCGCCACGTCCAAGGGACCGGTGAAGCGCGAGGTCGTGCGCATCGTCACCCCCGGCACGGTGACCGACGCCGCGCTGATGGAAGAACGGCGCGACAACCTGCTGCTTTCCATCGCCGCCGGTCCCAAGGGCTACGGCCTGGCTTGGGTGGATCTGTCCACCGGCCGCTTCCTGCTCACCGAAGTGACCACGGCGGAAGGCCTGGCTGCCGAACTGGCCCGCCTGCAACCGGCGGAGACGCTGGTCGGCGAAGACGTGGCCTGGCCGAAGCTGGTCTCGTCCCTGCCCGGCCTGCGCAAGCGTCAGCCCTGGCATTTCGACGGCGACACGGCCACCCGCGAACTGTGCCGCTTCTTCAAGACGCGCGACCTGCTCGGGTTCGGCGTCGAAGGCATGCCGCTGGCGATCGCGGCCGCCGGCTGCCTGCTCGGCTACGTGGAAGAAACCCAGAAGAGCGCCCTGCCCCATCTCACCGGCCTGGCCGTGGAGAACGCCGGCGAGACGATCGCGATGGATGCGGCGACGCGGCGCAACCTCGAGATCGACACGCACCAGAGCGGCAACGTCGACAATACCTTGTTGGGCGTCCTCGACGAAACCGTGACGCCGATGGGTGCGCGCCTTCTGCGACGCTGGCTCAATCGTCCGTTGCGCGACCGGCAGGTGCTGCGCGGTCGCCACCAGGCCATCGGCAGCCTCATCGATTCGCGCCGGCATACGAGCCTGCGCGAGCGCCTGCGAGGCGTCGGCGACCTGGAACGCATCCTTGCCCGCGTGGCACTGCGTTCCGCGCGGCCGCGCGACCTTTCCACGCTGCGCGACGGCCTTGCCGCGGCCCCTAACCTGCGCCAGGACATCGAGGGCCTCGACAGTCCGTTGATCCACGCCCTGGTGGAACGCATCGGCGACCATGCCGACACGGCGGCATGGCTCGCTACCGCCGTCGTTTCCCAGCCGCCGGTGCTGCTGCGCGACGGCGGCGTGCTTGCCGAGGGTTACGACGAGGAACTCGACGAGCTGCGCCGTCTTTCCACCAACGCGGACCAGTTCCTCGTCGACATGGAAGAACGCGAGAAGGCCGCCAGCGGCATTCCGACCTTGAAGGTCGGCTACAACCGCGTGCACGGCTATTACATCGAGATCACCAAGGCCCAGGCCGACAAGGCGCCCCAGCACTACACCCGCCGGCAGACCACGAAGAACGCCGAGCGCTACATCACCGAAGAACTGAAGCAGTTCGAGGACAAGGTCCTTTCCGCGAAGGAACGCTCGCTGATGCGCGAGCGCGCACTCTACGAACTGCTGCTGGACAAGCTGATCGAGCGCCTTCCGGAACTGAAGGTCGCCGCGGCGGCAATGGCCGAACTCGACGTACTGTCCAATCTCGCCGAGCGCGCCGAGGCGCTGGATTGGACTGCGCCACAACTCACCGACGCGCCGGGCATCCACATCGAGCGTGGCCGCCATCCGGTGGTCGAGAAGGTCCGCGAGGAACCGTTCGAACCCAACGACCTCGGGCTCGACAAGAGCCGGCGGATGCTGGTGATCACCGGCCCGAACATGGGCGGCAAGTCCACCTACATGCGGCAGAACGCGTTGATCGTGCTCCTCGCGCACATCGGCAGCTACGTGCCGGCGTCGGCCGCCACCATCGGGCCCATCGACCGCATCTTCACCCGCATCGGCGCCGGCGACGACCTGTCGCGCGGCCAGTCCACCTTCATGGTGGAGATGAGCGAAACGGCGAACATCCTGCATAACGCCACCGATTGCAGCCTCGTGCTGATGGACGAGGTGGGTCGCGGCACCAGCACGTACGATGGTCTTTCGCTGGCACGCGCGGCCGCGGTGCACCTTGCCGCCACCAGTTGCGCGTTCACCCTCTTCGCCACGCATTACTTCGAGCTGACCGAGCTTGCCGGCGAATTTCCGACGATCGCGAACGTGCACCTGGATGCCGTCGAGTACGGCGACCAGCTCGTCTTCATGCATACGGTGAAGGACGGCCCCGCCAACCGAAGCTTCGGTTTGCAGGTGGCTGCGCTGGCCGGTTTGCCGAAGACGGTGATCGCCGATGCGCGCCGTTACCTCGCCGCGCTGGAGCAAGGGCACGAGGTCACCGCCGCCGTGGCCGCACCTGCCGTGGCGGCGCCACAGATGGGATTGTTCGCGCCCCCTCTACCCTCCCCGGTGGAAGAAGCGCTACGAGCGCTGGACCCGGACGACCTCGCGCCGCGCGAGGCGCTGGAGCAACTCTACAAGCTACGAAAGATGCTGCGCTGA